From the genome of Pseudomonas sp. Teo4, one region includes:
- a CDS encoding MbcA/ParS/Xre antitoxin family protein — MEKIDPVLLEAAIRVFGNESLAMHWLMTPSRALVDKRPVDATTEDALELLARLEHGLGA; from the coding sequence ATGGAAAAAATTGATCCTGTACTTCTAGAGGCCGCAATTCGAGTGTTCGGTAATGAGTCGCTTGCAATGCATTGGCTGATGACCCCATCACGCGCTTTAGTCGACAAAAGGCCGGTGGATGCGACCACTGAGGATGCATTGGAGTTACTGGCGCGTTTGGAGCACGGTCTGGGTGCTTAA
- a CDS encoding RES family NAD+ phosphorylase yields the protein MNPAGVPAFYGAFERKTCVAELRPPVGGSVVSGEFKLTQPIKVLDFGRFEKADLGPEPSFFEANYFEKRGRRQFLKYLHNLITVPVLPGSERNYLTSQAVAEYLATHCKPRIDGLIFKSVQAPLGNNIVLFSHVACAPTPTFWSVDGAMGVMGAKPSSGSCIQYVADSLIYHDVRFVAYETADEPLSENKPKQKAKPVYEF from the coding sequence ATGAACCCTGCCGGCGTACCGGCCTTCTATGGTGCGTTTGAGCGCAAAACCTGCGTTGCTGAGTTACGCCCCCCAGTGGGCGGCAGCGTTGTCAGTGGTGAGTTCAAACTGACCCAGCCGATCAAGGTTCTGGATTTTGGCCGGTTTGAGAAGGCTGACCTGGGGCCCGAACCTAGTTTCTTTGAGGCCAACTACTTTGAAAAACGTGGCCGTCGTCAATTCCTGAAGTACCTCCACAACCTGATCACAGTCCCGGTGCTTCCAGGTTCCGAGCGCAACTACCTAACTTCCCAAGCCGTCGCCGAATACCTTGCTACGCACTGCAAACCTCGCATCGACGGTCTCATCTTCAAATCTGTTCAGGCACCATTGGGCAACAACATTGTTCTGTTCTCTCATGTGGCGTGTGCGCCAACACCAACGTTCTGGAGCGTGGATGGGGCAATGGGCGTTATGGGGGCCAAGCCATCCAGCGGGTCTTGCATTCAGTACGTGGCTGACAGTCTCATCTACCATGACGTGCGCTTCGTGGCGTACGAAACGGCTGACGAGCCATTGTCGGAAAACAAGCCAAAGCAAAAGGCGAAGCCCGTTTACGAATTCTGA
- a CDS encoding SDR family NAD(P)-dependent oxidoreductase produces the protein MDRLKGKVALITGGAGGCGLAASELFAAEGAKVAILDLPSSQGEAVAARINAAGGEALFVPADVSVAEQVNRAVSQAQAKFGAITVLMNHAGIIAAGPFLETSEADWDRLMSVNVKSMFLVTKAVLPGMLAAGGGSVICTSSISAVVGTPMEVLYCTTKGACHMFARALAVEYRDQNIRSNAICPGFIGTAHGRRELDLLRGYGVDASDEAIKTMQGRLCDPAEVAAAALFLASDESSFVSGSHLFVDNAYTAM, from the coding sequence ATGGATCGATTGAAGGGCAAGGTAGCGCTGATTACCGGTGGGGCGGGCGGGTGCGGCCTGGCCGCGTCGGAGCTGTTCGCCGCCGAAGGCGCCAAGGTGGCGATTCTCGACCTGCCGAGTAGCCAGGGTGAAGCGGTGGCGGCCCGTATCAACGCGGCGGGTGGCGAGGCGCTGTTCGTGCCGGCCGATGTCTCCGTCGCTGAGCAGGTGAACCGCGCCGTCAGCCAGGCGCAGGCGAAGTTCGGTGCGATCACCGTGTTGATGAACCACGCCGGAATCATCGCCGCCGGCCCGTTCCTGGAGACCAGCGAAGCGGATTGGGACCGGTTGATGAGCGTCAACGTGAAAAGCATGTTCCTGGTCACCAAGGCCGTGCTGCCAGGCATGCTTGCCGCTGGTGGCGGCAGCGTCATCTGTACTTCATCGATTTCCGCCGTGGTCGGCACGCCCATGGAGGTGCTGTATTGCACCACCAAAGGCGCCTGCCACATGTTCGCCCGCGCCCTGGCGGTGGAATACCGTGACCAGAACATTCGCAGCAACGCGATCTGCCCGGGGTTCATCGGTACCGCCCATGGCCGGCGTGAGCTCGATTTGCTACGCGGCTACGGCGTCGACGCCTCCGACGAGGCCATCAAGACCATGCAGGGCCGGCTGTGCGACCCCGCCGAAGTGGCCGCTGCCGCGTTGTTCCTGGCCAGCGATGAATCCAGCTTCGTCAGTGGCTCGCACCTGTTCGTCGATAACGCCTACACCGCCATGTGA
- a CDS encoding DUF6035 family protein — translation MYTHEMAQPTDTMLLNDILDMETGQNVDPQVFLRRELSLVMKDRAELMARYTRDPDAPWLVCELCSAPVILVRTKDRYFHFRHHQSEEAEQKCSISTRGELSADQIKCIKYNAAKESSAHLRLKAIIRDSLIADEKCTEPLVEAVWKGLRLAKRAQWRKPDVQVELAGQRLAFEVQLSTTFLSEIVGRREFYRRNNGAMVWVFQSFDPYTTRTAEEDIFYLNNHNVFLVNEETLERSRQAKRMALDCWYPIPELQGKTIFNRWTMAHVFLDELKIDPQEQKVFFYDYDAQRAELERSLDTSWLARLSTISGTSALPPTAGKRMPPGQPCGNRCGSPCLACICRQITGQGNSMVPSRLC, via the coding sequence ATGTACACCCACGAAATGGCACAGCCCACCGATACGATGCTCTTGAACGACATCCTCGACATGGAAACAGGTCAGAATGTCGACCCTCAGGTGTTCCTACGCCGCGAGCTGAGCCTGGTCATGAAAGACCGCGCCGAACTGATGGCCCGCTACACCCGCGATCCTGATGCACCTTGGCTCGTCTGCGAGCTGTGCTCAGCGCCTGTGATCCTGGTGCGCACGAAAGATCGGTACTTTCATTTCCGCCATCACCAGAGTGAAGAAGCGGAGCAGAAATGCTCGATCTCGACGCGAGGAGAGCTGAGCGCCGATCAGATCAAATGCATCAAGTACAACGCGGCCAAGGAAAGCTCGGCGCACCTAAGACTCAAGGCCATCATCCGCGACAGCCTGATAGCTGACGAAAAATGTACTGAGCCGCTGGTGGAAGCCGTATGGAAAGGGCTGCGTTTGGCTAAGCGAGCACAGTGGCGAAAGCCGGATGTCCAAGTCGAACTTGCGGGTCAGCGCCTGGCGTTCGAGGTACAGCTATCGACCACGTTCCTAAGCGAAATCGTAGGCCGGCGCGAGTTTTACCGGCGCAACAACGGCGCAATGGTCTGGGTCTTCCAGAGCTTCGATCCATATACGACGCGAACTGCCGAAGAGGATATTTTCTACCTCAACAACCACAACGTTTTTTTGGTGAATGAGGAAACGCTTGAGCGCTCCCGGCAGGCCAAGCGCATGGCTTTGGATTGCTGGTATCCCATACCGGAGTTGCAAGGCAAGACGATATTCAACCGCTGGACGATGGCCCACGTTTTCCTCGATGAGCTCAAGATCGACCCTCAAGAACAAAAGGTGTTTTTCTACGACTACGATGCTCAGCGAGCTGAACTCGAACGCTCTTTGGACACCTCCTGGCTCGCCAGGCTTTCTACGATTTCTGGAACGAGCGCGCTGCCACCGACTGCAGGGAAACGGATGCCGCCTGGACAACCTTGCGGGAACAGATGCGGATCGCCATGCCTCGCCTGCATCTGCCGGCAGATTACCGGACAGGGAAATTCCATGGTGCCATCTCGCTTATGCTAA
- a CDS encoding DEAD/DEAH box helicase: protein MFSQFALHERLLKAVAELKFVEPTPVQAAAIPLALQGRDLRVTAQTGSGKTAAFVLPLLNRLVDLQSRRVEIRSLILLPTRELAQQTLKQVQLFSQFTYIKSGLVTGGEDFKEQAALLRKVPDVLIGTPGRLLEHLNAGNLDLSHVQVLVLDEADRMLDMGFAEDMERLCKECENREQTLLFSATTGGAALRDVIGKVLKDPEHLMLNSVSQLAEGTRQQIITADHDQHKEQIAQWLLANETFDKAIIFTNTRALADRIYGHLVAKDVKAFVLHGEKDQKDRKLAIERFKQGSSKVLVATDVAARGLDIDGLDLVINFDMPRSGDEYVHRVGRTGRAGGEGLAISLITHNDWNLMSSIERYLKQQFERRVIKEVKGTYSGPKKVKASGKAAGTKKKKVEKKGGADKKGTAKRKPTAKPKANAPLASSDGMAPLKKRKPAAE from the coding sequence GTGTTCTCCCAATTCGCCCTGCACGAACGCCTGCTTAAAGCCGTGGCCGAGCTTAAATTTGTCGAGCCAACCCCGGTGCAGGCCGCGGCCATCCCCCTGGCCCTGCAAGGGCGCGACCTGCGTGTGACGGCACAGACCGGCAGCGGCAAGACCGCCGCGTTCGTCCTGCCGCTGCTCAACCGTCTGGTCGATCTGCAATCGCGCCGGGTAGAAATCCGCTCGCTGATCCTGCTGCCAACCCGTGAGCTGGCTCAGCAGACCCTCAAGCAAGTGCAGCTGTTCTCGCAGTTCACCTACATCAAGTCGGGTCTGGTGACCGGCGGTGAAGACTTCAAGGAACAGGCCGCGCTGCTGCGCAAGGTGCCAGATGTTCTGATCGGTACCCCCGGCCGCCTGCTTGAGCACCTCAACGCCGGCAACCTGGACCTGTCCCACGTGCAGGTGCTGGTGCTGGACGAAGCCGACCGCATGCTCGACATGGGCTTCGCCGAAGACATGGAGCGCCTGTGCAAAGAGTGCGAGAACCGCGAGCAGACCTTGCTGTTCTCCGCCACCACCGGCGGCGCAGCCCTGCGCGATGTGATCGGCAAGGTGCTCAAAGACCCTGAGCACCTGATGCTCAACAGCGTCTCGCAGTTGGCCGAAGGCACCCGCCAGCAAATCATCACCGCCGACCACGATCAGCACAAAGAGCAGATCGCTCAGTGGCTGTTGGCCAACGAGACCTTCGACAAGGCGATCATCTTCACCAACACCCGCGCCCTGGCTGACCGCATCTACGGTCACTTGGTGGCCAAGGATGTGAAGGCGTTCGTGCTGCACGGTGAGAAGGACCAGAAAGACCGCAAGCTTGCCATCGAGCGCTTCAAGCAAGGCAGCTCCAAGGTGCTGGTGGCCACCGACGTGGCGGCCCGTGGCCTGGACATCGATGGCCTGGACCTGGTGATCAACTTCGACATGCCGCGCAGTGGTGACGAGTACGTACACCGCGTGGGCCGCACTGGCCGTGCGGGCGGCGAAGGCCTGGCGATTTCGCTGATCACTCACAACGACTGGAACCTGATGTCGAGCATCGAGCGCTACCTCAAGCAGCAGTTCGAGCGCCGGGTGATCAAGGAAGTGAAGGGCACCTACAGCGGGCCGAAGAAGGTCAAGGCTTCGGGCAAGGCTGCGGGCACCAAGAAGAAAAAGGTCGAGAAAAAGGGTGGCGCCGACAAGAAAGGCACCGCCAAGCGCAAGCCGACCGCCAAGCCAAAGGCCAATGCACCGCTGGCCAGCAGCGATGGCATGGCACCGCTGAAGAAGCGCAAGCCTGCGGCTGAGTAA
- the eutH gene encoding ethanolamine utilization protein EutH, with protein MENIGTYVIYVIMACAVVGAIASIINAESELAKEFTAGLHSIGPIFIPVAGIMAAIPFISSFISQFIGPLFLAMGADAGIAGPIFIASDLGGYQLAQALSHSPEGWILGLITGFQCGSTVIFVIPVGLAMLNKADHKYMALGIMAGLLSIPISIVLIAMGMQAMGLGVRPDIATAGVATQALHFTLPTLLRNLSPLILFCVALAAALRYFPNLMVQLFLKLGQLMYAAVTLVLVASIVEYFTGVFTALFGGWGFAPIIADKQDQFRALEIAGYVGIMLCGAFPMVYLIKRFLSRPIETVASKLGLSPVGAAGILAASANILAMFRLVADMPPKDKVLVIAFAVCAAFTFGDHLAYSANFQPTLIGPLIIGKLAGGLLGMALAYWLAVPKAEELGREEQSAGLLQASAPLH; from the coding sequence ATGGAAAACATAGGCACCTACGTCATCTACGTGATCATGGCCTGCGCCGTGGTCGGCGCCATTGCATCGATCATCAACGCCGAGTCCGAACTGGCCAAGGAATTCACCGCCGGCCTGCACAGCATCGGGCCAATCTTCATTCCCGTGGCCGGTATCATGGCCGCGATTCCTTTCATCTCCAGCTTCATCAGCCAGTTCATCGGCCCACTGTTCCTGGCCATGGGCGCCGATGCCGGCATCGCCGGGCCGATCTTCATCGCCTCGGACCTGGGCGGCTATCAACTGGCCCAGGCGCTGTCGCATAGCCCCGAGGGTTGGATACTCGGCCTGATCACCGGTTTTCAGTGTGGTTCAACGGTGATTTTCGTCATCCCCGTGGGCCTGGCCATGCTCAACAAGGCTGACCACAAGTACATGGCCCTGGGGATCATGGCCGGGTTATTGAGCATTCCGATCAGCATCGTGCTGATTGCCATGGGCATGCAGGCCATGGGGTTGGGCGTGCGTCCGGATATCGCTACCGCTGGTGTGGCCACCCAGGCGCTGCACTTCACCTTGCCGACGCTGCTGCGCAACCTGTCGCCGCTGATTCTGTTCTGCGTGGCCCTGGCTGCAGCCCTGCGTTATTTCCCCAACCTGATGGTGCAGCTGTTCCTCAAGCTGGGGCAGTTGATGTATGCAGCGGTGACCCTGGTGCTGGTGGCCTCGATCGTCGAGTACTTCACCGGCGTGTTCACCGCGCTGTTCGGCGGCTGGGGTTTCGCACCGATCATCGCCGACAAGCAAGACCAGTTCCGCGCCCTGGAAATTGCCGGTTACGTCGGCATCATGTTGTGCGGTGCGTTCCCGATGGTCTACCTGATCAAACGCTTCCTGTCCCGACCGATCGAGACGGTGGCGTCGAAACTCGGGCTGTCGCCGGTGGGCGCTGCCGGTATCCTGGCCGCGTCGGCGAATATTCTGGCGATGTTCCGCCTGGTCGCCGACATGCCACCCAAGGACAAGGTTCTGGTCATTGCCTTTGCCGTTTGCGCGGCCTTTACCTTTGGTGACCACCTGGCCTACTCGGCTAACTTCCAGCCCACGCTGATCGGGCCGCTGATCATCGGCAAGCTGGCCGGTGGGCTGCTGGGCATGGCGCTGGCGTACTGGCTGGCGGTGCCCAAGGCCGAAGAGTTGGGGCGCGAGGAACAAAGCGCTGGCTTGCTGCAGGCAAGCGCACCGTTGCACTGA